The DNA window TCATCAATATAAACATAATTGAATAGCCCCTGGAACATAGGATCGTGTGGTATGCTTGTTGCGTCAAGCATACGTAGGCACCAACTGAGCCGAGCGTTTTTGTTCTCATCTGTCAAGAAAGGCTTCAAGGTGTTTGAGACACGCTTTATTTCACCTGCTTTTTTCATCCGGTGGAACTTGGTTATACTTATGTGTAGGTGACGAGCCGCATCTCCCATTGTGGCACGTTCTGAGATGGGAACGCTGCTAAGTGCTGATACATCACACTCTTGCTTCTTGCGTCCGCACCTATTCTTCTTCCGATTTGAAACATCTACGGGGCGACCCTGATCCAAGCAAGCTTTTCCTCTCCGCCAGATTCTTTGCACTGTTCGCACACTTACAGAGTATAATGCAGCGACCTCAGCTGTCTCATGGCCTACCAAATCACCTTTTTTAGCCATCCCCAACAATGAATCAAATATTAACCTTCCTTTCTCGGAACTAACTTCTTGATGCCTATGTGCATTTCCTTGAACAACCTCATCATTTAAATCAATATTAAGCAGTGCTCTTTGACTTGGATTGCTTGGATTAGTTGTGGAAGGTAATGGAGATGTTCCATGCTGCAGGGAAGGGGATCTCGTCCTTGGCGACAACATTACTCTGCTTAATGGAGATATGAATAGTGGCATGGTCACATGAGGGGACTTTCTTATCCTGCTCATTTGCTCTCCTTGCTGAGAATCTTGTTCTGCTTCCACTCTTTGACCATGATTGCTTATCTCGGTCGTGGAAGCCAATGGTGATGTCCTATGTTGCGCAGAAGAAGACTTTATCCTTGGAGATATGAACAATGGCCTGATCACGTGAGGAGACTTTCTTTTCTTGCTAGTTTGCCCTCCTTGAGAATTTAGCAATCCTTGAATGGCCCTGCATACCCGAGAATCAATTAAGCTATGAGGGAACAAGTAATGCATAATTTAACATGAAAAAACTACTATTGAAATGTGTAACAGAGAAAAAGGATGGGACAATATTACTGTAGAATAACAAGTTGGCAAGCTGAAACTAACAACAAAAACAAATTGTAAAAATGTGGTTCTCACCTTGTATGCACGGTGGGAACTAAAACAGCAGTTGGCAAGCTTGGACTTCCACTCGACGAGGGGGCTGGACCAGAAAACAACCCCATTGGTGGTGCACTGCTGCCAATCTCCCCTTCCTTGACTATGTTCACCAACTCCTCACGCCGGCGCGCAGCTGTTTCAGAGAGGCACTTGAGGCTGCTCTTGGGTTGACGATTAGGCAACAACGGAGGGACAAAGGTTTTACGACGCCTCATGAGGAAACTCTGACAAAGCTGCTAAAGTCAAAATGTGTTGGAATTAGAAAGTTAATCATACAATATTGTAATCATACAATATTGTTTTACGACGCCCCATGAGGAAGTTATTCTTTCAGAAGTAACAATGATAATTGTTTGCATCCTGAAAGACAGGCTCTGAATATGCATCCAGAATATGCTCTGAATATTGCAGAACTTTCCTGACCTTGAGAAATACTCAGTTATGGTCCATCAATTTCAATTCTCGAGTAAGATTATTCACTCTTTTCACTTTAATCTTCAGTCCTTCCCTCCCCTATCAGCTTGATTAGGTGATCTGTCTAATAATGGGTTCCAAAAGAATGTCTGTGTCGGCTTGGAGTATCAGCCAAAGAATTGCAGCAGTGTTAGCTGCTGGTTTGAAATTTGGCTCACCTGACTATGCTAGAGAGATGACAACAACTCGACGGGTCCCCTGCGAGAGAGCTAGAGACGAAACATTATGCCGGGGTCAACTCAAGGGATGGCAGCGGCACCTCGTCGCTGCTCGTGACGAGTCTGCCGAGAAGAGGGAGCGCAGCTACCTGCAGGAGAAGGACGGATGGGGATGCCGATGCCGCCTGCAGAGAGCAGAGAGCCGAAGAGGTCTGAGGGTCGAGGTGCGGCAGGACGCCCGCcggaggaggcgcgcgggctCAAGAAGCAGCAGctgcaggaggaagaagagggagaAGCCAGGACGGCAAACACACCAGCGAATCGCGCAGTGCCGGAGCTGTGGAGGTGAGACGAGGAGCTACGGAGGACCGCGCAGTGCCGGACCTCCGCTGGCCACCACCGGTGACGCTACGTCGTCTCCTCTCTCTCGCCGCGGGGGTGGCTGCTACCGGCACCGCGGATAAGGACCCCAAGAGTCAGGGCCAGCGTCAGGGGCGTCCGGGCACGGTGGGGGAGCGGCCTCGTCGGGTGGCTGCACGGGAGGTGGCGGCGCCGCCCGGGATCTCGGTGAGGACGGCGCCGCTCGGGGAGATCGGCAATGTCCGGGCGTATTAGGGGTAAATCTGAAGGGCAAATCGGTCATTTTGCTGTTACCTTAATTTTTTCAAATATGTTTGAAACGAGAAGCTTTaggaaacggagggagtactagCTGTTGGAAATTGGGAATTGTACGAATAATTCGCATGTTCTAATTCAGAAATAAATAAAGTGAATATTTTACTCGTGAGTGATTGATTGGAAGTTTGGAACTACTCACACTAGACATATAAGGAACCATACCTATAGAAATGCATATTCCGCTTTTTAATATGGATTTTAATAGACAGTTCACTTAAAAGACCTAATGCAGGTAGAATTCGTTTTATCCAAAGTACTGTGTACTTTACCCCAAAACGTATCCAAATTTGAAGGCGTATTCAAGATAATATCCTAATAATCATAAAAAAGAACAGATTCCATACTCTCTATGGCTAACCCGTCAATCTCGTCCTCACAAGACATAAGCCATATCGCGACATGTTTCTAACAAGTTTTCCTATGCTTCGATCTGTTGAAAGCATAGTTCACAGTACATCATCTTTTGGGGACATGATTTTCAGAATAAGTCCCATCACAATATTAGACAAGTTCCACACCTTAATAACGAATATAAGAAAGTTGGTCATCATTTACACGTGCTCTTTGCATGAGATAGGCTTTGACCGATTTAGTTGACTAATGACTAGTATGTTGATTAATCAATAGTTGACTAATAATGACTAGCAGTAGTTCACATTTGACGAAGGCTTGGGACGACAGGAAGATCGATGATTGGCCTCATTGCATAATCGTTGCATGCGTACGTGTAGGGGGaaaagccaaaaaaaaaaagttggcCGGACGACGCATGCACCTCTCGAAACAATGTAACAACACTTTGACCTGCTCCTATATATACGTGATAAAGATTGGCACCAAACAAAGGACAAGACTTGAATTAGTACAGGAACAAGTTATTATTGTAATTTTGATTCTACTGCTAGGTTACTACTACCTCTTTTTAAGGCGATACGCGTACCCTGCTGGCTGCTGCACCAAACAATAATAGACGAAGGCTACTATGATTCAAACCGGTTTCCTGCTGGGTGTGTCAAGATCTTCCAGGCCGGACATGCTGCACAGATGGCTTCTGTGTGCTCTGGCGGTGGAGGTATAATTTGAGAATTTGCGCTATTTCCACTTCAGGCCTGTTTGATCAAAGGCCGCTTCTCAGGCATTATAGTTCGGATCCCTAGGCTTCACAGGAAGGCAGCCCAATGCGTGGATGGGAATAAATTCTTTTTTTGCGAAACATAGTATAAACGCAGACACTCACGTACACGCACACACACTCATCCTGGAATGTTGGAACTTGATCACCTGAACCATGAGCGGTACACAAATTAGAGCTTAGGATTCCTAAAGGTAATGTCGCCAATATATAATTTGAAATGGATGGCGAGTATATAAGTATATAGACAGCGAAAGGAAATGAATTTTTGATGTTCAAATGATTGGATCCAGTAGTTGTATTATTACATATGAATGATAACTACTTGTTCCGCTTGTGTACCAAGGGGATAAATGTCAGGATCACTTGCAACAGCTGGAAGACGAAGAAGCAGAATGCGATGCCGAACCCGGCGCGGACCAAGGGCTCGCTCCAGTGCTTCTGGCGGAAGGACCCCATGAAGTTGCGCCCCTGGTCACAGCAGAGCTTGTGCAGCTCGTGCCATGTTGACCTGAGGTAGTTCCTCTCAGGTATGTCGACGTCAAAGATCACACCCTTGCAGAGGTTGGCGAAGCCTTTCGCGACCTCCTCGTCGCTCCCCAGGAACTGCTCCAGGATCCCCCGGCGCTGCAGGAGCTCGACGTCCTCCACGGTGCACGCCACCTGCGACATGAAGACGCAGTACGCCGTGACGGGCCGCCGTTCCTCCTGCTGCTCCTCGAGCGCCATCAGGTTTCGCAGAATCGTCCAGGTCATGCCATCGACACGCAGGAGAGGGATCCACAGGGTGCCAGCGTCGTGGCGCACGTCGAGGAAGGTCCACCGCTCGCCCTCCTTGAAGTCATTCCGACGCTTGAACCGCACGTCGCCGTACTTGCAGTACTCCGTGGCCCGGCGCCACCGACCGGTACGATCACTACGAATTGGAAGCAGGGGAGTGTCCAGCGTCGACGCCGTGTTGTCATCACCAGTGCTGCTGCTGCGTTGCTGCGGCTCCGTCACCGGCGACTTGAAGTAGGTGTGCACCAGGTGCAGGAGGTGGGACGGCGGCTCTGGCAGACTCGGTACCTCCACCCATGGGCTGATGTACAACAGATCCACCAGCAGCTTCCGGACGTACGGCCCCAAGCACGATTGGAGGAGGGAGCGGTTGCCTCCTGTGACGCGCTCGTGGATCGCCTCCAGCACGACGAAAGGTATCTGgttctcaaggaggaagacggTGTCCCGCACCGACGCCGTCTCTTGAGCTCGTGTGACgtgcatcgccgccgccgcattaACATTGTTGCTCGGTGCAGGCGGCGCTTGAGGATTATTTGCCGCTGGCAGCGGCAGGTTGCACGTGGTACCGAGCAGGTAGCACCCATCACGCAGCAACAATGTGGACAACGCTTCCGTCGTCATTTCGCCCGCCGTGTCGTGGTCGTAGCACGCCCTCACTCGGGGCACCAGTGGCTCCACTACATGCGCCAGACCACCACCTTCTGCACCTTCCTCCTCCCGGAGTTTTCTTTCCATGAATTCAACACAGATGAGCTTGATGTGTTCAGCCTGTGGAGACGGAGGGGTGCGGTTGTAAGGGCCGATCGTCACGAAGTGCGGTGTGTAGCTGTTGTGGTCGCCGGCACGGAGTTGCGCACGGACCTTGGAGATTCTGCTGGACTGCGCGCCTGTCGAGTTGCTATTGGAGGTATCTGCAGACTCTGCATTTCGATACCAGAATTAATTAACAAGTCAACCACAGGCACTGATTTCATGAAGATTAAGAGAAAAACACACATGGTTCTTATGGAGGACGATCATTAGTATGCGAGATTGCTATGGCTAGATAGGAAAGCGCTAGCTATAAGCTAGATTTCAGCTAGAGTTTGGGTCCATATGACCTAACCACTATTTGTACACAGAAGATGCAGTTTAAGCAAATGATTTTAGATCACTTAAGATGATTTGGATTTTGAGTATTTCTTCAACTTAGACAAATCTGGTCCGGTGAATTTGGACCTGACGGCTTAAGACAACGAGAGCTTGTATTCACAATTTATCCAGACGTCAATATATACGAAACAACCCCCAAAAAAATTTCCAAAAGTCTGGTAGATTAACTATTTAAGATATATAATTTGGGATTAGAAAAAATGCACTCCATCCTAATGTAATATTGAACACCCACTTTTTGCACAATAAAATCGAAGAAAATACTGTGTGAAATCCTACAAAATCCACAAAAGGTAAATAAACTAGAAACCCCCAAAACAATTATCAATCGGAAATACTTGGAATGTTAAAAACCCCAAAAGAATGTTAAACAATTATTATAAAATTTCAGGTCATATATTATCTTACTACAACTAAAGAAGACAGGACACGCTAGAAATACTAAGAGTTCTTTAAAAAAGCAAGGTCATCGGTATACCAGTTTGTAGGACTAAGAAAGCTACAAGAAATTCAGATCGATCGTTTCCCTATAGTATGATCTAATCACAATTTGTATATAAATGCAGTATGAGGGAAGACAACATGCCGCATTATGGTTCATCTACCATCTTAGAGCGCATGACATTATATGACAATTAGGATTTTGCGAATGTATTCAGCTCGGTAAGATCTGAGGCGGTGAATGTTTATCTTGCAACTAGCACAACGAGGGATTGTACTCATAATATATTCAGACATAAAGAGTATATTAAACAACCCCAAAAAAGTTGGAAAAGTATGGTTGGTTAACTTTTTAAAAAACATAATTTGGAATTAGAAAAAAATTACATTCCATTCTAAGGTAATATTGACCCTCACTTTTTGTACAATAAAATCGAAGTAGACTATGTTAATTCCTCCAAATTCACAAAAAGGCAAATAAACAAAAAGACACATAACAATTACAAATCAGAAATACTTGGCATATTAAAGAATCCATACGGTTCGAATGATTTCCACCGCCATGTGTGTCTGTCCCATCCCCAACCACCACGGTGGAGCTCACATTTGAGTGTCTTGCATCTGCATGGAAGGATTAACTACTCAATATAATACGTGCCAAACGAAGTTTATCAGATGATAATTATAATAAAAAGTTATTATAAAATTTCAGGTCATATGTTATCTTAGACAAGACACACTAGAAATACATATTTCTTTAAAAGCAATGTCATCGGTGTACCATATTGATATGACTACGAAAGCTAAGAAATTCAACTAGATCATTTCCCTATCGTATGATCTACTCCCTCAGTTCTAAATCATAGGTCATTTTTACTTTCCTTgatacataatttttttctATATATCTAGACATAACGTATATCTAGGTAAATAGTAAATGTTATGTAACTAGAAAGCCAAAATAACCTATAATTTAGAACAGAGGGAGCAATCATTATTTGTGTATAAATGCCGTATGAGGGAAGACAACATGCCGTGGTGTGGACCATCATACCAACTTGCACTGCACAATATTATATAACTTCAGATGATTTGAATTTTGAGAATGTGTTTAGCTTGGACAAATCTAAGGCAGTGAATGTTTATCTGGCAACTAGCACAATGAGGGCTTGTATTCATAATATACTAAACAACCCCCAAAATTTGGAAAAAGTATGACTGCTGGTTAATTGTTCAGAAAACATAATTTGAGCTTATAAAAAACACATTCCATCCTAAGGTAATATTGGACCTCCACTTGTTTGCACAATAAATCGAAGAAAACTATGTGCAATCCTATAAATTTCACAGAAGGTTAATAAATTAAAAAGTAAAAAACCACAAAACAATTATGAAACTGAAAATACTTGGCATGTTAAAGAATCCATACGGTTCAAATGATTTTCACCACCATGCATGCCTGTCCCATCGTCCCCTTCGTCCACGATGGAGCTCACATTTGAGTGTCTTGCATCTGCATGGAAGGATTAATTAATCAATATAGTATGTTCCAAACGAGGTCTATCAGATGGTAATTAGAATAAATCATTTTTAAAAAATTTCAGGTCATATCTTATCTTACTACAACTAAAGAAGACAAGACATGCTAGAAATACAGAGTTCTTGAAAAGCAGGTCATCGGTATACCGGATTTGTATGACTAAGAAAGCTATAAGAAATTCAGTTAGATCATTTCCCCTATAGGATGATATAATAACTATTTGTATATACATGTAGTATGAGGGAAGACAGCAAGCGGCGTTGTGGATCATCATACCAACTTGGAGCGTATGATATTATATCACTTGGAGCGGCAAAATTTTAACGGGCAACTAGCACCTAACTAGGCTTGTATTCATAGTATATGCAAACTTAAAAATATACCAAACAACCGCCAAGAAAATTGAAAAAGTTTAGTTATTtgttaaatttaaaatatataATTTGATCTTAGAAACAAATGCGTTCCATCCTAACATAATATTGAACATCCTCTTTTTGCACAATAAAATTGAAAAAACTATGTGAAATCCTACAAAATTCACAAAATggaaaatataaataaaaaTCACAAAATAATTACAAATTGGAAATACTTGGCATGTTATCGGAATCCATATGGTTCAAATCATTTTCACTGTCATGTGTGCCTGTCCTACCCACCAACTCCACGATGGAGCTCCCATTCGAATGTTGAGCATCTGCATGGAAGAATTAGTTAATCAATATAATATATGCCAAACGTAGTCTGTTAGGTGATAATTCGAATAAATTCCTATTATAAAATTTCTTACTACTATGAAAGAAGATAAGACAAGCTAGAAATACTAATGCTAGCTATTGGAAAAGTCATGATCAATACTGGTACCTAACTCCCATCGATCTCGGTTTTAGAGCCAGTATAACCAAACCGAGACTGCAGGGTGAGTGTATTATTACCTGGTATTTACTCGGTACTAATGTTGCGAATCGGTACTAAAGATTTTTATATTAAAAAATTATTCAAATTTGCAGGAGCCCAATACACACGGAAATACGCGTGTGTGATGCATATGATTCGAACCTAGAACCTGTCAGCTCTCGTGTAGCTTCTTTGCTTGCCACTTCACCTGAACAGATCTTACTTGGATAGAAGATGCTTTCCTTTTAACCTCTCCCATGGAGATCCTTTAATACTTTAGTAACACCAAGCGGTATTAAATGTCTATACGTTCGGTATTAATGCCAGTTTAGTAGGAGCAACAACTGTTAGACCCGGTATTGATGCTTGGGTCTAACTTTGACCCGGTACTGAAAATGATAATTACTTCAAGAATTCTAGCATAAAATTCAGTTAGCACAATATAGTATGaatcaattaaatcaatgcaatGAACTTCGTTGAACTATAAATCAGCACAAAAGAGAATTTTATATACTTGTGACACACTTGTCTTTGGACACTCATAGGAATCATCGATGGGGGAAATTACAACATACATACGTGCAGTATATAGGGTAAGAACTAAAAAAAAACATCATAGTTAAATCTGTTGTTGTTTTCATGCGAATCAAAAGGAAAATTTTGATATCGTAACCATGAATACAGTATAGAAGAATAAGCAGGGCATCTTAATCTTCTAATGGAACAGGCAACATCACAAAAAAAGAATGAACCCCCCACAGTTCTCAAGTTCTTACCTTGCGCAGCCATGGCACTCAGCAGCCCAGTCGGCAATCCCGAGCTAGCCTACCGTACTACTGTCATCCCGAGCTAGCCATGATCCGAAAGAGAAATGGTGAAGGCATGTGCGAGCACATGCGCAACAGGGACTAGAACGAATGTGGCAGGCACGGGCCGCCAATAATTTGTTCTGATTCGCTCGCCAGGCTGTGTTTGCGCGCACTTTTGTTCATCCGGTGCTCCCCCTACGTTGACGCCCCCTACGCGTTGGTCGTGCTCTGTAACCATAACCTACTATGTGTGGTCCAATTAGTTGTTTGGTGAAACAAGTACACCAAcggcaaaaaaagaaaagaaaaatctgAAAGTGCGTTTCAAAAACTCCCCCGGAAAATCACACGAGTACATAAGGATGTTTTATATTTTGCAAGATATAAAAACACCAAACCTTGGATCGATTATGAATTAGGGAAAGTTAAACACACTAGCTACTATTTGCAACCGATGGAGCATGtccctctctttttttcagGGAAAGGAGTAATATGTACGTCGCTCGGTCTGTTTCTGTTCAAGTCTATGCATATAAGAATCTGTGTGCTTGAATGTTTGTTTTGTTTACAGAGAAGCTGAGTGTGTTTGCGTGTGTGCTTTGTTTAATTCTACGTGCGAGCTGTGGGTGCCAAAGCAAGGTCAGGTGCTTTACAGGGATGTTTGCTAGCTTTTCCTTCAGAATTGCACGTGGTT is part of the Panicum hallii strain FIL2 chromosome 2, PHallii_v3.1, whole genome shotgun sequence genome and encodes:
- the LOC112882529 gene encoding uncharacterized protein LOC112882529 isoform X2, translating into MHGGENHLNHARHSNVSSTVVVGDGTDTHGGGNHSNQSADTSNSNSTGAQSSRISKVRAQLRAGDHNSYTPHFVTIGPYNRTPPSPQAEHIKLICVEFMERKLREEEGAEGGGLAHVVEPLVPRVRACYDHDTAGEMTTEALSTLLLRDGCYLLGTTCNLPLPAANNPQAPPAPSNNVNAAAAMHVTRAQETASVRDTVFLLENQIPFVVLEAIHERVTGGNRSLLQSCLGPYVRKLLVDLLYISPWVEVPSLPEPPSHLLHLVHTYFKSPVTEPQQRSSSTGDDNTASTLDTPLLPIRSDRTGRWRRATEYCKYGDVRFKRRNDFKEGERWTFLDVRHDAGTLWIPLLRVDGMTWTILRNLMALEEQQEERRPVTAYCVFMSQVACTVEDVELLQRRGILEQFLGSDEEVAKGFANLCKGVIFDVDIPERNYLRSTWHELHKLCCDQGRNFMGSFRQKHWSEPLVRAGFGIAFCFFVFQLLQVILTFIPLVHKRNK
- the LOC112882529 gene encoding uncharacterized protein LOC112882529 isoform X1, whose product is MSRDAQHSNGSSIVELVGRTGTHDSENDLNHMDSDNMPNARHSNVSSIVDEGDDGTGMHGGENHLNHARHSNVSSTVVVGDGTDTHGGGNHSNQSADTSNSNSTGAQSSRISKVRAQLRAGDHNSYTPHFVTIGPYNRTPPSPQAEHIKLICVEFMERKLREEEGAEGGGLAHVVEPLVPRVRACYDHDTAGEMTTEALSTLLLRDGCYLLGTTCNLPLPAANNPQAPPAPSNNVNAAAAMHVTRAQETASVRDTVFLLENQIPFVVLEAIHERVTGGNRSLLQSCLGPYVRKLLVDLLYISPWVEVPSLPEPPSHLLHLVHTYFKSPVTEPQQRSSSTGDDNTASTLDTPLLPIRSDRTGRWRRATEYCKYGDVRFKRRNDFKEGERWTFLDVRHDAGTLWIPLLRVDGMTWTILRNLMALEEQQEERRPVTAYCVFMSQVACTVEDVELLQRRGILEQFLGSDEEVAKGFANLCKGVIFDVDIPERNYLRSTWHELHKLCCDQGRNFMGSFRQKHWSEPLVRAGFGIAFCFFVFQLLQVILTFIPLVHKRNK
- the LOC112882526 gene encoding uncharacterized protein LOC112882526; translated protein: MRRRKTFVPPLLPNRQPKSSLKCLSETAARRREELVNIVKEGEIGSSAPPMGLFSGPAPSSSGSPSLPTAVLVPTVHTRAIQGLLNSQGGQTSKKRKSPHVIRPLFISPRIKSSSAQHRTSPLASTTEISNHGQRVEAEQDSQQGEQMSRIRKSPHVTMPLFISPLSRVMLSPRTRSPSLQHGTSPLPSTTNPSNPSQRALLNIDLNDEVVQGNAHRHQEVSSEKGRLIFDSLLGMAKKGDLVGHETAEVAALYSVSVRTVQRIWRRGKACLDQGRPVDVSNRKKNRCGRKKQECDVSALSSVPISERATMGDAARHLHISITKFHRMKKAGEIKRVSNTLKPFLTDENKNARLSWCLRMLDATSIPHDPMFQGLFNYVYIDEKWFNITKSTLRYYGPPGEHHPLRTSKHKNHIPRVMFLTAIARPRFDSNGNCTFDGKIGCFPLVKYVAAQRSSVNRPAGTIEMKPIDSVDKDVMREFMIEKVIPAIHDKWPREDLGKIIYIQQDNAKPHISPSDRLFCEAAQQGGFDIRIICQPANSPDMNILDLGFFNAIQSLQHKSACRTTQELVAAVDKAFKDYPVCQANRIFLTLHSCLREIMRIGGANGYDIPHIRKLMLERQGCLPLQLKCDATLVNEVMAQVSGGRE